One Deinococcus carri DNA window includes the following coding sequences:
- a CDS encoding AAA family ATPase: MVLDSLPEDLQVFLAGRIHLVDDIALDVGQHFGALMDDLSVTFPRVVTEADLLRVLNRVGRPRADGRQGIPGTLHRYSAATNAAGLYTSISIRVGRYLMGLLEPLRKEVEEAQGIAIVGAPFAGKTATLRDCLRIRTEVQGKRLSVADTSDELLGPGVVPHACVGVAKRVSVGDPSRQREMIAYALQNNSPRELLTDEIGPRDDVPLVVEYANKGVLFDATLHARHTAQAFTNLTYRPLWGLDAQKQVIGTPIFSLIIEVVDKGVYRVIEDVPGAVDAWLRGEEIEGRMVPAA, translated from the coding sequence ATGGTACTCGACTCGCTGCCGGAAGACCTCCAGGTGTTTCTGGCCGGCCGGATACACCTGGTCGACGACATCGCGCTCGATGTCGGGCAGCACTTCGGTGCGCTGATGGATGACCTCAGCGTGACCTTTCCGCGGGTGGTGACCGAAGCGGATCTGCTGCGCGTGCTGAACCGCGTGGGCCGGCCTCGTGCGGACGGCAGGCAGGGCATTCCGGGCACCCTGCACCGGTACAGCGCGGCGACGAACGCGGCGGGGCTCTACACGTCCATCTCGATTCGGGTCGGCCGGTATCTGATGGGCCTGTTGGAGCCGCTGCGAAAGGAGGTGGAGGAGGCACAGGGCATTGCGATCGTAGGTGCACCTTTTGCGGGCAAGACGGCCACCCTCCGGGACTGCCTGCGCATCCGCACGGAGGTCCAGGGGAAACGGTTATCCGTGGCCGATACCAGCGATGAGCTGCTGGGACCCGGCGTGGTGCCGCATGCCTGCGTGGGCGTGGCGAAACGGGTTTCGGTGGGCGACCCGTCAAGACAGCGGGAGATGATCGCATACGCCCTGCAGAACAACAGCCCACGCGAGCTGCTGACCGACGAGATCGGGCCGCGCGACGATGTGCCTCTGGTGGTGGAGTATGCCAACAAAGGCGTCCTGTTCGATGCCACCCTGCACGCCCGTCACACGGCCCAGGCCTTCACCAACCTGACCTACCGTCCACTGTGGGGCCTCGACGCTCAGAAGCAGGTGATCGGCACGCCCATCTTCAGCCTGATCATCGAGGTGGTGGACAAGGGCGTGTACCGCGTGATCGAGGACGTGCCCGGTGCGGTAGACGCCTGGTTGCGAGGCGAAGAGATCGAGGGGCGAATGGTGCCAGCCGCCTGA
- a CDS encoding lytic transglycosylase domain-containing protein produces MIPRDLYGWTVYYAGHFGLDPDLLVSLVWVESWFCPRAVSPKGALGLGQLMPGTARELGVENPFDPRQNLYGAAKYLRQQWNTFKDWPLALAAYNAGPGNVMAAGGVPTIPETQPYVAKVLGTYRALKRSPVRFQGMN; encoded by the coding sequence GTGATTCCCAGAGACCTCTACGGGTGGACGGTGTATTACGCAGGGCACTTCGGTCTGGACCCCGATCTGCTGGTCAGTCTGGTCTGGGTGGAGAGCTGGTTTTGCCCTCGCGCCGTGAGCCCCAAGGGCGCACTGGGACTGGGGCAACTGATGCCTGGGACGGCGCGCGAGCTGGGGGTGGAAAACCCGTTCGATCCCAGGCAGAACCTATACGGTGCCGCGAAGTACCTGCGCCAGCAGTGGAACACCTTCAAGGACTGGCCTCTGGCCCTGGCAGCCTACAACGCCGGGCCGGGAAACGTCATGGCGGCAGGTGGCGTGCCAACTATTCCGGAGACGCAACCCTACGTCGCCAAAGTGCTCGGAACGTACCGGGCGTTGAAGCGGTCGCCGGTGCGCTTCCAGGGGATGAACTGA
- a CDS encoding single-stranded DNA-binding protein has product MALGLNRVTLVGRLAEEAALRYTPSGVAVLEGTLHGQEELFVGESVRMVEWYHRFEQIGKAAEYSAERPCVKGTPMVLEGSLEYSEWEAPEGGKRSALKVKALQLAVLDAPADAVLGLNQVLVSGHLARDVQLRHTAAKEPVLEMRVGVTDRFRNRQGQPQEKTHWMDVVLWRHLAMTHQGARKGAGVVVGGRLFNEPWTDAGGNKRLSTKVEARSVQSLARSSQDAAAKGA; this is encoded by the coding sequence ATGGCTTTGGGACTGAACCGGGTGACCTTGGTGGGGCGGCTGGCAGAGGAAGCGGCGCTGCGGTACACGCCGTCCGGCGTGGCGGTGCTGGAGGGCACCTTGCATGGGCAGGAGGAACTGTTCGTCGGGGAGAGCGTGCGGATGGTGGAGTGGTACCACCGCTTCGAGCAGATCGGGAAGGCTGCCGAGTACTCGGCCGAACGCCCGTGCGTGAAGGGAACGCCGATGGTCCTGGAAGGCTCGCTGGAGTACAGCGAGTGGGAAGCGCCGGAGGGCGGCAAGCGCAGCGCGCTCAAGGTCAAGGCCTTGCAGCTCGCGGTGCTGGACGCCCCGGCGGACGCAGTGCTCGGCCTGAACCAGGTGCTGGTCTCCGGCCACCTGGCGCGTGACGTGCAGCTCCGGCACACGGCCGCCAAGGAACCCGTGCTGGAGATGCGGGTCGGCGTGACGGACCGCTTCAGGAACCGCCAGGGCCAGCCGCAGGAGAAGACGCACTGGATGGATGTGGTGTTGTGGCGGCACCTGGCCATGACGCACCAGGGCGCGCGCAAGGGTGCGGGCGTGGTGGTGGGCGGGCGGCTGTTCAACGAGCCGTGGACGGATGCGGGCGGCAACAAGCGCCTCTCTACGAAGGTGGAAGCGCGGAGCGTGCAGAGCCTCGCGCGCAGCAGTCAGGACGCCGCGGCGAAGGGTGCCTGA